Below is a window of Lolium rigidum isolate FL_2022 unplaced genomic scaffold, APGP_CSIRO_Lrig_0.1 contig_53115_1, whole genome shotgun sequence DNA.
ATGTTTCGTAAAACCAAACCAAACCACTGGGTTAAACTAAAAGCTTGCAGAATCAAACATTTTGAACAGTCCAATCTGTGGCGTGTGTCGCAAAGAATGTGTGGAACTCTCTCTTTTCTTAGATGATTCAGGTTCTGGAATTGTGTGTGATAAATGGTTGTTTCACACATCATTTGTTGAACGTGTGCGGCGTTGATGTCCATCCTACGCGTGGGTTCGATGATCGTATTTGACGGCCCATTTTGCTATTGTTTATTAAATAATAcattattttttttaaatttcctgGAAATAATACATGATTTCAGAAATTTGAAAACATAATATGGCATCGGCTTTAACGAAGACGTGTTTTGTACTACTAGTATTAGTTGGAGCAGTGCCTTATACTATGTACCAGAGCCCCAATATGCAGGCATCACAGACGAGCAGAGTCAACTGATCGGACACATAAACCTAGAGCAAGAGCGGCCAAAGAAGAACTTCAATCATATGCCGCTGGTCTCGAGGTTTTCTCGGTCACCATTTGATACGACGACTTTGGACCGGTTCTTGCGGTAGCTGGCAACGTACTCTAGTCTACAGCCTCTACTTGGGGTTACCGGCCACACAAGGCGCTGACACGAGCAAAGTCAAGCCAACAAGTCGTGCAAGTACGGAAGCAAACATACGCCACCTCGAATCGACGCGCGCTTTCCCGATCGATCGAGTGGCTGTGACTGAGACCCCTGAACTGAACTGAACTGAAGCCGCCCGCGCGCGAATATATAAGCAGCGTTCGAGCGCGGGCGCTAGAGAGCTCAAGCACACTGCACACACCCATCTTCCAAACCATAATTAGCAGAAGAAGTGTGTGAGAGATGGCGAGGCAGCACAACCTGATGATGCACGTTCCCTCTTCTTCCTTTGTCTCCTTCATCCACCTCCTTTTGGCTGCCCTGGTGGCCACCGCGCAGAACGCGCCGTCGCAGGTTCGCGTCGGCGTCATCCTGGACCTGAAGTCGCCGGTCGGGCACCGGCGGCGGACCGGCATTCAGATGGCGGTGGAGGACTACTACGCCGGGCACCCCGCTTCAGCTACCAAGGTGGTGCTCCATTTCAGGGACTCCGAGGGGGACGTCCTCCGCGCCGCTTCTGCTGGTAATTTATCATGTTCAGTTGCCTCTCACTTCACCATCCGTTTATGGGATGTTTTATGTCTGAATCTAGTGGATGttttggtggtggtgctgctcgcAGCTCTTTCTTCGAGTCCTCAAATGATATGCATGCAAAAACAGTTGATTCGTTATTTGTTGCGGTTGTATTTGCGTCTGCTGCGAACTCTGCCGTTGCATCGTCCATGCACAGCATGTTGATCTTCCTCAGTTCCTCTAGTGTTCAGTCCCAGGAATATTCTTGTTAAAGATTATTTATCCAAGTTTATCCACTTTCTATATTTATCCACAACGACAAGCTGATGACGACGCGTAGAGGTTAGGGTTCGGATTTGACTTTCGGGCACAACAATGAGGCGACGTGGGTGGTTAGGATCCCACTGCCAGGTCAATGCAAtattctagtactccctccgagtcCATATTAATGGACTCAACTTTATATAGATTTTCACTATGGATAGGAGAGAGTAACTAGAAGGAGCGATGCTCCTTTCTTGTGGTTAAGACTTAAGAGGTAGGGGGAGGtagtgtaatgattggttcacacAATGCAAAAACTTTGATTACCTATTTTCAGAGTTAAAAAGATGAAATTGCATTGCAAAAGAACGATTGCGCATGGACCTTAAACATCGGATAGACGGTTCTTGACATACATTGAGAGTTCAAAAATTAACAATTGATGGAATATTCGCAAAATCATCAAATAAATTAGTCGATTGCCCCATAGTCAGACCTAGTTTTTAAATCTTATCCTTGCATTAAAATTCTAGCTGTTACCCTGAGAATCATCATATGGTCGCACCCACAGCGGTTCCCAACATCTGGCTCTGCGTTTGCGATTCAATTTTTTTGGGCATGTTCCAAATGTTGAAACTTAGTACACATGATaagtatttttgttattttttgtaCGGCTCACAAATTATATTTAATTTTTTAAGACTTGGAAATACGATTTTCTTGTGctgtaaaaaaaaaactagactTTCCCTACTTTTTCTTTCCGACCCTCCCTCTTATCACCACATTGGCAACAAAACCAGGTTTCTCAGAACCGGCCGGTTTCTGAAAATCCCTCTACCCCTATATGCTTTGCCTTATATGCTTTGTTGGTGCGTGATCCACGGTGCtgccatttcttttatttttctctcaCCTGGACTCCAAAGAAAAAGTCATAGACGATCCTAAAGAAAAAGTCATAGACCCCCATATAAGATATATCATGGGGGGATACGTGTCCATGTTGTATACTACAGTATATGTTAGTACAGCTGCACACGTCTGACTTCTTCCGTGGCAAAAGTTGAACGACTGAATAGGGACAACAAATGCGATCATAGAATACAGTACCGACTAGTGACTAGTCTTGGAGAGTGGACTTCGTGGATACCGAGACACGTACTACGAGTAGAGCTTGAGCTAGCTCCAGTGGACACGTGAAATCGCCTCCGCGTTGCGAGCAGGAGGGAACCCTAATCTCGCATCCCTCCTTTGCTCCTCCTCTCTCGCCCTGTCATGGAGCATGGCCGCGCAAAGTCGGACTGACATAGATCTTGGTATCCTGTTGCCAATGGATATGGCGTGGGTTGGTCCTTTGGGTGTGGGCATGGCGTGGCCGCCAGGGGCCACGGTGGCGCATCTATGTCGGCAAACATGGCAGGACACACCTGGACATGGAACAACGTGATGCAGGTGGCGCTCGTTGGCGGCTTGCGGCGGGGGTGACCTCGCGTGCGAAAGATCCAGTGCCCAAGGCGGAGCGGCCATGATTGGCGAGGGTTGGCAGATCCCCTAGCATCCCTCTCCTCGATGCTGTTCTTCTCCGACCGATGGTGCTTGTCGCTGTAATGGTGGGCTGGGATCTTACTatggagatggtggcggcgaagGTCTCATTGAAGCCTTAGTGGACGCGGGGTGGCATCCTCCTTGCGCTGGAGGTGATTGGCTTTGTCGCTCCATTGTCCAAGCTACATGACAGAGTATTGGTGTTGCAGATCCATGTGAAAACCCTACGTTTCGGCCTTTGCCCGGAACCGGTAATGGCGACATCTTCTCTGTTCTTGAAGGCATCACTAAGGTGAAGCTCCCAGCTTCTTCTGCTACCCTCCAggagaaaccctagatctgtagATCGGATGATGGCCACGCGCTCTCCTACGCCGTTCTGCATCAATCTGCTTGGAGGTGTGCATCACTGCGAGGGACATGTGGATGGTTTCCTTGTGGAGCGGTGTTGTTTCTAGCGCTTCAACGATGGCGCGACGGCGTAGCAGAATGGGGTCTCGATGGCGAACGTATGATGTTGGACACACACATGATGGTGGCTCTGTCTGGCGTCGTGGTGTCGTCGACTTGACAAGGTCAATGCGTAGATCCCTATCCCGAAGATGGGTCAGGAGAAGATGGTGATGGCGACTATTCTAGTCTACCCATGCGGCACATACTGAGAGTCTGTAGGACCGTGAGCCGGTATTAGACAATGTCTGGGGGTGGGAGGTCGGGCACACATCCCTGATCATGGCCGACCCTTTTATCAAGTTTGTAGGTGTTGCGATTCGTATTGCCAAGAAGGTTCCTTCGGGTTGATCAATATAGTATCTTGTAAAATTTTGGTGAATATATCAGTAAAAATGCATCATTTTGTCGTAGCGATCGGGGAAAAATAATTTTATGTAACCTGGTCCACGAATTCAACCCTGTCAACCAACTCTAGTAATTAACATGTGGCAAggagaaagagaaaaaaaaatatagttttTTTTACAGAACACACTAAAGACATAAACGCTCAAGCTGCATACATATATGCATCCCTTACATGCATCCCTGTGAATGTAGGCATGCACAACCGACTTTATGAACACCTAAAAAACTGAGTCCAAAAAGCTAATCTGACAAATCTTGAGATAATTATTTTCtaaacggttttgctatgtctcactcAACTAATAATTTTTAAAGTCTCAGTCACTCACAAAAATACACTTGAGTTGAACTTTTctattaaaaaagtgcaattgcacttttctactaCAAAAATGCAACTGATCTGAATTGCACATTTTTTTAAACTGCAGTTACACTTTTCTGAAGTGACTGGGACTTAAGaaattctcagttgactgagacatagacacaccaTTTTCTAAAACCAGAGATAATCTTCCACTTCGAAAAAACAAGATAGGTCGAATTTTCTATTGACCGATCGACGGAGCCACGTACGTCGGTCAGTGACTGACATAATTGGTGTTGTTTGCAGCGGTGGATTTGATCAAGAACGCGCAGGTCCAGGCCATCATCGGTCCTCCCACCTCGGCCGAGGCCGAATTCGTTTCCCACATCGGCGACCGCGCGCACGTTccagtcctctcctactccgccaCCTCCCCGGAGCTGTCTGCCGCGCAGACGCCTTTCTTCGTGCGCACCACTGCCAACGACTCCTTCCAGACGgcgcccgtcgccgccgtccTCCGCGCCTTCAACTGGCGCGCCGCGGCCGTCCTGTACGAGGACTCGCCCTATGGGATGGGCATTCTTCCGGCGCTCGCCGACGCGCTCCAGGGCGTCAGCGCCAAGATCATGGACCGGGCGTCCGTGCCGAGCGACGCGGACGACGCCCGTATCGACGCGGTGCTCTACCACCTGATGGCGATGCCCACCCGCGTGTTCGTGGTGCACATGCTGTATCCTCTCGCCGCGCGGCTCTTCCGCCGGGCGAAGAAGGCCGGCATGATGTCCGAGGAGTACGTCTGGGTCGCCACGGACGGCGTCGGCGGTTTCATCGACAGGCTCAGCCCCGAGGACGTCGACGCTATGCAAGGCGTCGTCAGCCTTCAGCCTTACGTCGAACTGACGGACGACGTCAACAACTTCTCGGCACGGCTTAGGGAGAGGTCACGTCTGGAGAACCCGAGTGACGCGGACGTCGTAGACTTAACCTTGATGAGGCTCTGGTCGTACGACACGGCATGGGCAATCGCCTCGGCTGTGGAGGCGGCCAGTGTCCCCAGCCCGGCGTTCCAGACACCTCAGCAAGGCACGGCGCTGACAGACTTGGACCGGCTCGGGGTGTCAGCCACCGGAGCAACGCTCCTCAAGGCCGTGCTCGCCACGACGTTCGACGGGATAGCCGGCAAGTTCAAGCTGGTAGACGGGCAGCTGCAGCTCCAGGCGTACGAGGTGGTGAACATCATCGGCAAAGGAGCCAGGACGGTCGGGTTCTGGACGCCAGAGTTTGGCATCACGAAAGATCTGAGCCCTGACAGCGCCAAGGTGCTGAAGCAAATCCTCTGGCCAGGAGAACCACGGTCCACTCCCAAGGGCTGGACCGTGTCACCAAACGGGCGGATGCTCCTGGTTGCCGTCCCGGTGAAGAACGGGTTCAAGCAGTTCGTGGACATCACCGTGAACTCGACAACCGGTGAGACAAAGATCACAGGCTACTGCATCGATGTGTTCGACGAGGTCATGAAGAGTTTGCCCTATCCGGTGAGCTACCGGTATGTGCCAAACAACGATAGCTTCGAGTCCTATAACAACTTTGTGAACCTGGTGCGCGATCTGGAAGTCGACATGATCGTCGGAGACGTGACGATCACCGCCAGCAGGATGGCCGAGGTGGACTTCACCATGCCGTTCACGGAGTCGGGATGGTCGATGGTCGTGACAGTGCAGAAGGACACGTCTTCGACCATGTGGATCTTCGTGCAACCGCTGAGTACGAGCCTCTGGCTCGCTAGCCTCGCCTTCTTCATCTTCACCGGCTTCGTCGTGTGGATGATCGAGCACCGCATCAACCCCGAGTTCCGCGGCACGCCATGGCAACAGTTCGGCCTCATCTTCTACTTTGCCTTCTCGACCCTTGTCTTCTCACACAGTATGAATCCTAATTGAACTTCTGGTGGAAAGAATTCCAAGTTCCTTGGAGATGATCCGTCTCCTAACTAATAAAGACCTTGCTGATTTTCAGAGGAGAAGCTGGAGAGCAACCTGTCGAGGTTGGTGGTGATCATATGGGTGTTTGTGGTCTTGATCCTGACGTCCAGCTACACGGCGAGCCTGACGTCGATGCTGACCGTCCAGAAGCTCCAGCCCACGGTGACGAATGTGAGGGAGCTCCAGAGGCGCGGACACTACATCGGGTACCAGGAGGGCAGTTTCATCAAATCATCTCTCACGAAAATGGGCTTCGAGGAGAGCAAGATGAGGATGTACAGTTCCGAGGATGAGTACGCGGACGCGTTGTCCAGAGGCTCGGCCAACGGCGGGGTTGCCGCAGTGTTCGACGAGATCCCCTACCTCAAGCTCTTCTTGTCGCAGTACTGTGATGGCTACATGATGGTCGGACCAATCTACAAGACCGATGGCCTCGCATTTGTAAGCTCagtgccactacgtacgaagatcATCATGGATGGAATACACTGTAGCTTAACTAATTTGTACCTTGTGTTAAACTGCTGATTTTTCAGGTATTCCCGAGAGATTCTCCGATGACGGGGGATGTGTCGCGGGGGATACTGACGTTGGCGGAATCGGAGAAGATGACCAAGATCGAGAAGGCGTGGTTCAGCGAGCCAGGCGCCTGCCGCGGCCCAAgcagcgctgccatcggctcttcgtCCAACCTGAGCTTCCAGAGCTTCGCCGGGCTGTTCATCATAACAGGCGTGGCCTCCAGCCTGATGCTCCTTTTGTACCTCGCCACCTTCGCTTACCGCGAGCGCGACGAGCTCCGGGCAGCCGAGCCCACCGCTGGCTCCGGCAGCGTGTCGCTACGGAAGCTGCGCGCATGGATGCAACACTACGACCGGAAGGATCTCAGGTCTCCCACCTTCAAGACGTGGAACGACGAGTCCCTACGGAACGGCAACGAGTCCGGTAACCGGGCGCCCAGTCCTAGATGGATGGGCGAGGGAAGCCAGAGGAACGGTGCGACGAGCCCGTTCAGCGTCTCTGTCAGGTCGGAGATGAACGTCGCTTCTTCAGTGGAGGAAACACCGGCGTCAGATGCGCTCGATAACTCGTCtgagcaagaggaagagggggCAACGATAAACTCTCTCGAGATTACTCAGTCTCCATCTTTTGTGCAATCTAGCCGTTGACTTCGAGATCTTTGTTTCGTTTGGCAACAAGCCAACAACAGAGAGCATCATCTGCTCCTTGCTCATAATTAACCGTCTACTGTTTCTATCATGAGTACTTGTAGAGAGCttcactttttttattttttatgtaactctTTAATTTCAACGGGGCTGTGTGCGTCTAAgttatcttctctttcttaatagatggccccattttactggtctcacagcgagccacgtcaccTGATTAACAATTTTTACCTCTCACATATTGTTCCCAGCCGTACGTCACGATTTTGCTCTCCAGACCGACACGGCAGAAGCCCTTCCTCACCAGATCCACGCGCCTGCACCTACATTCAGTTGCGATAAAAAAGAAAGCGGCCGGCCGACTCTATTCCTCTTCCTCGCGTACTCTCCTCTCTCCATAGATCTCTCCCCCACCATGCTACAAATGCTCATGAAACCGCGTCATATGCCCACCATTCATCTGCCATGATTGCAGAAGAAACTGCTGCCCTAAACTGATCCGGCACCACCTCCATCTTTAAAAAGCTCACTCTATTCCAATTGAGTTCCAGCACGGCCGCCTCTTCACGTCCATCTCTGCAATTGTAATCCAACAGGTAGCTGTGTGCTCAAGGTTCTCCtcccctctttctttttattccctcaCTAATATTGGTCAATTTGCAGGTTGTTCCCCGCTCTAGATCTGATCGACATTTTGCCTCCTCCGATTTGGTTGGATTTTCATTGGATTAAGCCTCCACTGAATCGGTGCGATTACAATTGGATTCTGAGTGCTGGCCTCGACGGGGGTAACAGCCCACTCCCCATCCTAATTCTTCCTTCCTTTTTTACAACCCCTAGATCCCTTATTATACCTTACCAA
It encodes the following:
- the LOC124681716 gene encoding glutamate receptor 2.9-like — protein: MARQHNLMMHVPSSSFVSFIHLLLAALVATAQNAPSQVRVGVILDLKSPVGHRRRTGIQMAVEDYYAGHPASATKVVLHFRDSEGDVLRAASAAVDLIKNAQVQAIIGPPTSAEAEFVSHIGDRAHVPVLSYSATSPELSAAQTPFFVRTTANDSFQTAPVAAVLRAFNWRAAAVLYEDSPYGMGILPALADALQGVSAKIMDRASVPSDADDARIDAVLYHLMAMPTRVFVVHMLYPLAARLFRRAKKAGMMSEEYVWVATDGVGGFIDRLSPEDVDAMQGVVSLQPYVELTDDVNNFSARLRERSRLENPSDADVVDLTLMRLWSYDTAWAIASAVEAASVPSPAFQTPQQGTALTDLDRLGVSATGATLLKAVLATTFDGIAGKFKLVDGQLQLQAYEVVNIIGKGARTVGFWTPEFGITKDLSPDSAKVLKQILWPGEPRSTPKGWTVSPNGRMLLVAVPVKNGFKQFVDITVNSTTGETKITGYCIDVFDEVMKSLPYPVSYRYVPNNDSFESYNNFVNLVRDLEVDMIVGDVTITASRMAEVDFTMPFTESGWSMVVTVQKDTSSTMWIFVQPLSTSLWLASLAFFIFTGFVVWMIEHRINPEFRGTPWQQFGLIFYFAFSTLVFSHKEKLESNLSRLVVIIWVFVVLILTSSYTASLTSMLTVQKLQPTVTNVRELQRRGHYIGYQEGSFIKSSLTKMGFEESKMRMYSSEDEYADALSRGSANGGVAAVFDEIPYLKLFLSQYCDGYMMVGPIYKTDGLAFVFPRDSPMTGDVSRGILTLAESEKMTKIEKAWFSEPGACRGPSSAAIGSSSNLSFQSFAGLFIITGVASSLMLLLYLATFAYRERDELRAAEPTAGSGSVSLRKLRAWMQHYDRKDLRSPTFKTWNDESLRNGNESGNRAPSPRWMGEGSQRNGATSPFSVSVRSEMNVASSVEETPASDALDNSSEQEEEGATINSLEITQSPSFVQSSR